A single window of Salvia splendens isolate huo1 chromosome 6, SspV2, whole genome shotgun sequence DNA harbors:
- the LOC121808598 gene encoding probable ubiquitin-conjugating enzyme E2 16 produces MTTASSRKALSKIACNRLQKELVEWQVNPPAGFKHKPTDNIKRWVIEVNGAPGTLYASEMYQLQVDFPEHYPMEAPQVIFMHPAPMHPHIYSNGHICLDILYDSWSPAMTVSSICISILSMLSSSTVKQRPADNDRYVRNCKNGRSPKETRWWFHDDKV; encoded by the exons ATGACCACCGCTTCCTCACGCAAG GCATTGAGCAAGATCGCGTGCAACCGGCTGCAGAAAGAGCTTGTAGAGTGGCAGGTGAATCCGCCCGCCGGTTTCAAGCACAAACCTACTGATAATATCAAGAG ATGGGTAATTGAAGTGAACGGTGCGCCAGGAACGCTCTATGCCAGTGAAATGTACCAACTTCAAGTTGATTTTCCGGAACATTACCCTATGGAAGCGCCGCAG GTTATATTTATGCATCCGGCTCCCATGCATCCTCACATTTACAGTAATGGACATATATGTTTAG ATATTTTGTACGACTCTTGGTCCCCGGCTATGACTGTAAGTTCGATTTGCATCAGCATTCTATCTATGCTCTCAAGCTCCACGGTGAAG CAACGTCCAGCTGACAATGATCGGTATGTTAGGAactgtaagaatggtagatcTCCGAAGGAGACGAGATGGTGGTTCCACGACGATAAGGTGTAG